A segment of the Acidimicrobiales bacterium genome:
GGGTCGACGCCGAGCAGGGCGGCGGCCACCAGGTACACCTCGGGATCGGGCTTGCCCCTCACCAGGTCCTGGGCCGAGGAGACCGCCGCGAACCGCTCGCCCACGCCGAGCCGCTGCAGGGCGGCGTCGATCACCTCGAGGGTGGACGACGAGGCGACGCCCAGCGGCACGCCCAGCGAGCCGGCGACGTCCAGCGCGTGCCGGGCCCCGGCCACCGGCCGGCCCCGCGTCCGGATCGCGTGCACCACCCCGTCGACCAGGCGGCGCTCGACGACCGCCGGCGGCGGCTCGGCCCAGGGCCGGAGCCGGTACCAGTGGGCGACCACCTCGCCGACCCGGAGCCCGAGCGTCTGGCGGCAGAGGTCGTCGTCGAGGTCGATGCCCACCGAGGCGAACACCTCCTGCTCCACCTCGCGCCAGAAGGGCTCGGAGTCGACGAGCACGCCGTCGAGGTCGAACACCACCGCCGCCGGCCGGCGGGCCAGGCCTGCGGCCGGGGCGTCGCTCACGCCGGCGCCGGCTGCGGCCCCCGGAGGAGACGACCGGGCGCGTCGCCGGTGGGCTGCCCGTCGACGAAGGTGACCACCCCGGCCTTGATCGTCGAGCGGTACCCCTCGGCTCGCTGGATCAGCCGGCGTCCGCCGGCCGGCAGGTCGTGGACGATCTCCGGTGGGTGGCACGCCAGCGAGCCGAGCTCGATCAGGTTGAGGTCGGCGAGGTGGCCGGGGGCGACGACCCCGCGGTCGTACCAGCCGAGGTGGCGGGCGTTGCGCTGGGTGTGCCCGTGCACGAGCCACTCGATCGGGAAGGTGCGGCCGGAGCCGGGGCCGGGGCCGGGGTCGCGGTTGCGGCCCCAGAGCACCAGCGACGAGGTCGTGAAGCTGGCGTCGCAGATGGCCCCGCAGTGCGCACCGGCGTCGGACAGGCCGAAGAGGGCGTGGGGCGACGCCAGCATCTCGCCGACGTCGTCGAGGCTGCGGTGGGCGAAGTTGAACAGCGGGAGGTACAGCAGCTGGCGGCCGCCCCGCCGCAGCAGCGTGTCGTACGTGAGGCCCGCGGCCGGGAGGCCGAGCCGGGCCGCGTCGGCCCCGACCGAGCGGGCCGGGTCGAGCCGGTAGTCGACCGGGTCGTCGAGCACGAAGAACAGGTCGAAGCTCCCGCAGATCTGCCGGAAGAGGCCGTCGGGCAGGCGGTCGAGGAGCTCGGCGTGCTCGGCCAGCACCCGGGAGCGGCGCTCCGGGTCGCGCAGCGCGGGCACCCGCTCGTCGAGGGGCAGGGCGGCGACCTCGGCGTACGACCGGCAGGCGACGAACGGGTTCGCGCTGCCCTCCAGCCCGAGCAGCACGCCGATGGGGCGGGGCGCCACCTGCGCCTTCAGGGGAAGGCCCTCCGCGGCGAGCTCGGCGACCCGCCCGAACAGCTGCCTCCACCGCTCGGGGGCGTGGAAGGGCTGCTGCACGGTGAACGAGAGCGGCCGGCCGCTGGCCCGCACCAGCTGCTCCATCAGCCCGAGCTCGGCGTCGGCGAGCTCGTCGTCGGTGGTCTGGTAGCAGTCGGAGATCAGCTGGATGACGCCGCGGCCCCGCTGGCGCAGCACCTCGGCGACGGCGAGCAGCTCGTCGGCGCCCGCGGTGAGGGTGGGGATGCGAGCCCCGTCGCGGGTGCGGTGCACCTCGGTGCGCGACGTGGCGAAGCCGACGGCACCGGCGTCCACCGCCTCGCCCACGAGGAGGGCGAGGCGGGCCAGCTCGGCACCGGTCGGACGCTCGGCGTGGTCGGCGCCGCGCTCGCCCATCACGTAGGTGCGCAGGGCGGCGTGGGGCACGTGCACCCCGAGGTCGACGGTGTGGGGCCGGCGATCGAGCGCGTCGAGGTACTGGGGGAACGTCTCCCAGTCCCACGTGAGCCCCTCGGCCAGGGCCGTGCCGGGGATGTCCTCCACCCCTTCGAGCAGGCCGATCAGCCAGTCGTGCCGGTCGGTACGGGCCGGGGCGAACCCGACGCCGCAGTTGCCCATCGCGAGCGTGGTCACGCCGTGCACCGACGACGGCGCGAGCACCGGGTCCCAGGTGGCCTGGCCGTCGAAGTGGGTGTGGATGTCGACGAAGCCGGGGGTGACGGTCAGCCCCTCGGCGTCGATCTCCCGGTCGCCGCCCTCGTCCACCTCGCCGACCGCGGTGATCAGCCCGTCGGTGACGGCGACGTCGCCGGTGAACGCAGGCGCTCCGGTGCCGTCGACGATCGTGCCGTGGCGGATGACGAGGTCGGCCATGGTCCCCCCGGGGGTCGACACCGTTCGGTGGCTGGCGGGTTCACGCTGGCACGGATCCCGGCCGCCCGCCACCCGCGGCGCCCCTTCCGTCCGCCACCCGCGGCGGCCCCGGCCGCCCGCCACCCGCCACCCGCCGCAGCGCCCCCACCGTTCGCGGGCGGTGAACCGCACCCTTCGCCCAGGTATCCCTAGGCTCCACCGTCATGGAGATGACGTACCGCCGGCTCGGCCGCACCGGCCTGCAGGTGAGCACCCTCTCGTTCGGCTCGTGGGTGACCTTCGGCAACCAGCTCGACACCGGACTCGCCCGCGACTGCCTCGCCGCGGCGTACGAGCGGGGCGTGAACCTGTTCGACAACGCCGAGGTCTACGCCGGCGGCGAGTCGGAGCGGATCATGGGGCAGGCCATCGCCGACCTCGGGTGGCCCCGGTGGTCGTACGTGATCACCACCAAGCTCTTCTGGGGCATCCACGACGCCGTCAACATGCGGAGCACCCTGAACCGCACGTACCTGCTCCAGGCCCTCGACGGCTCGCTCGAGCGGCTGGGCCTCGACTTCGTCGACATCGTGTACTGCCACCGGGCCGATCCCGACACGCCCATCGAGGAGACCACCTGGGCGATGAGCGACCTGATCGCCTCGGGCAAGGCCCGGTACTGGGGCACCTCGGAGTGGCCCGCGGACTCGATCCGGGCGGCGTGGGAGATTGCCGAGCGCCACCACCTGCACAAGCCCGTGGTGGAGCAGCCGCAGTACCACCTGCTCGAGCGACGCCGGGTCGAGCGCGAGTACGCCCGGCTCTACGACGACATCGGCATCGGCCTCACCACGTGGAGCCCCCTGGCGTCGGGGCTGCTCACCGGGAAGTACGCCGGCGGCGTCCCCGACGGGAGCCGGGCCGCCCTCCCCGGGTACGAGTGGCTGCGCGACCGGCTCGTCGACCCGGCCGACAACGAGCGCGTCGGCCGCCTCGCCGCGGTGGCCGGCGAGCTCGCTTGCTCGCTCGCGCAGCTGGCCATCGCCTGGTGCGCCCGGAACCCCCACGTGTCCAGCGTGATCACCGGCGCCAGCCGGCCCGAGCAGGTGACCGAGAACATGGGCGCCCTCGACGTCATCCCCCTGCTCGACGCCGAGGTGCTGGCCCGGATCGACGACGCCGTGCGGTGACGGCGGCAACGGAGGACGACATGGACGACATGGACGACACGGACGACATGCCGATGGTCGAGGTCGACGGGCGGCCGATGGCCGTTCCCGATCTGGTCTCGGGCTACCACGACCTGAAGCGCGAGCTGGCGGCCCTGCGCCGCGAGCGGCGGGGGATGGTGCGCACGGCTCGCGAGGAAGCACAGCTCAAGCCGTTCCAGGCCGAGCTGCTGAAGCTGCAGCAGCACCTCGAGGATCACCAGCGGCGGGTGATCGTGCTGTTCGAGGGGCGTGACGCGGCCGGCAAGGGCGGCACGATCCGCCGCGTCACCCGGTTCATGAACGAGAAGCACTACCGCGTCGTCGCCCTCGGCAAGCCCACCGAGGAGCAGCGCACCCAGTGGTACTTCCAGCGCTACGTGGAGCAGTTCCCCACCGGCGGCAGGATCGTGCTGTTCGACCGGTCCTGGTACAACCGGGCGATGGTGGAGCCCGTCTTCGGGTTCTGCACCGACGAGGAGCACCAGCACTTCATGCAGGGCGTGGTCGGCTTCGAGAAGGATCTCGTCCGCACCGGCATGATCCTGGTGAAGCTGTACTTCTCCGTCACCAAGGAGGAGCAGAAGCGCCGGTTCGACCGGCGCCGCAACGATCCCCTGCGGCAGTGGAAGCTGTCCGAGATCGACATGCAGGCCCAGGAGCACTGGGACGACTTCACCGACGCCAAGTACTGGATGCTCAAGAAGACGAGCACCCCGCAGGCCCCGTGGATCATCGTCCGGTCGGAGAACAAGCACCGGGCCCGCCTGAACGCCATCAAGGTCATCCTCAACGCCGTTCCCTACGAGGGCCGCAACCCCGAGCTCGACTTCGTGCCCGACCCGGAGATCGTCGTGTCGGGTGCCCAGGAGCTGCAGCTGATGGAGGCCCAGCGCATCCGCAGCGGCAAGTTCGCGGGCTGAGGGTCGGCCGCGCTGCGTCCCCGTCAGGCCGGGGGCGGCGGCTTCGGAGGTTGCAGGGTCACGGTGCCCTGGGCGAGGGCGACGACGCGGCCGGCGTTGGTGACGTCGATGCGCACCACCGCCGTGCGCCTCGACATCGAGAGGATCTCGGCGGCGGCCTCGACCGTGCCCTCGCGCACCGGCGCCACCAGGTTCAGTTTGAACTCGGTGGTGGCGCTCCACGTGCCCTTGGGGATCACCGGGTAGCAGACGGCGCCGAGGATGTGGTCGACGAGGGCGGCGACCACCCCGCCGTGCATCATCCCGAACGGGTTCAGCAGGTCGGGCCGCACATCGAGACCGCAGCGCATCCGCCCCGGCCCCACGTCCAGCGTGGTGATGCCGAGGAAGCCGCCGAGCCCGGTGGTGTCGCGGTGGCCACTGGCCGCCTCGGCGGTGCGGGGATCGAAGTCGGGGAAGTCGGGCACGGCCCGGCACCGTAGCGGCGCAGGGCCGTGGCGGCTCAGCCGCCGGCCAGCGAGGCGGTGCGGCGGTCGAGCAGGCCACGGGTGGTGGGCGAGTGGTACGCCCCTCTGCCGCGTGTCATCCGTGAAGAAATGGTCGAACATACGTTCGATGCGTGTGATAGGCTCTCGGTCATGACGGTGGTGCTCGACGGGCTGGACGGGGTGGAGGGCCTCGACTCGCTGCGTGAGCTCGACCTGCTGCACGAGGCCGTCGACCGGCTGGCCGCCCTCGACCCGGCCGGGGCGGGCGACGCCGAGCTGCACCAGCTGGTGGTGGGGGTGCAGGCCTGCCGCACCCGCCTCGACGCCGCGGCCGCCCGGCTGGTCGAGCGCTGGGACGCCCGGCGGGTGTGGGCCGACGACGGCTCACGGGCCGCCGGGGCCCGCCTGGCCCGAGACGCCCACCTGTCCAAACGCGAGGGCACCGCGGTGGTGCGCCGGGCCCGCAGCCTCACCGGGATGCCCATGACCGCGGCCGCCTACGCGGCCGGGGTGATCAGCGCCGACCACGTCGAGGTGCTGGCCCGAGCCGGCGTGGCCCGCACTTCCGACGCGTTCGCCCGGGACGAGGCGACCCTGGTCTCCCACGCGGCCAAGCTCGACTTCGCCGACTTCGTGCGGGCCGTCGACTACTGGCGGATCCACGTCGACCCCGACGGTGCCGACGCCACCGCCGAGCGGCAGGCGGCCAGCCGTGACGTGAGGCTGGTGCGCACCTTCGAGGGCACCTTCGACCTGCGGGGCCGCCTGGACGCGGTGTGGGGCAGCGTGGTGCACGCCGAGCTGACCCGCCTCGAAGACCAGCTGTACGTCGAGGACGTGGCCGAGGCCCGCCGGCGGTTGGGCCGCGACGACGTCACCCAGGCCGAGCTGGCCCGCACCCCCGCCCAGCGTCGGGCCGACGCCCTGGTGCGCATGGCCGAGCGGTCCCGCACCGCGCCCGCCGGGGGCCGCCGGCCCGAGCCGCTGATCACCGTCGTCGTCGGCCTGGAGACCTTCGCCGGCGCCCTGTGCCAGCTCGACGACGGCACCGTCCTCACCGCCGCCCAGTGGCTGCCGCTGCTGGATCGGGCCGACATCGAGTCGATCGTGTTCGACTCGGCCAAGCGGGCCCTGTCGGTGAGCGTGCGGGAGCGGTTCTTCACCGGGGCCCTGCGCCGGGCCATCGAGGTGCGCGACCAGCACTGCCAGCACCCCTCGGGCTGCGACGTGCCCGCCAGCCGCTGCCAGGTCGACCACATCGTCCCCTGGGAAGCGGGCGGGCCCACCACCCTGGACAATGGCCGGCTCTACTGCGGCCCCCACAACCGGGCCCGCAACCGCAGACGCCCGCCGCCCCGAACACCCTGAGAGAGCCAGCGGCGACCATCGCCTCTAGGCTGATCCGACGACACGAGGGGGGACGATGAGCACACCGGTGACCGACTGGGCGACCGACTTCGACCACACCGACCCCGTCTGGGTGGCCGACCCGTACCCGATCTGGGACGACCTGCGGCAGCGCTGCCCGGTCGCCCACTCCGACCGCTTCGGTGGCACGTGGCTGCCGACCCGCCACGAGGACATCTCGGCCATCGCCTACGACACCGAGCACTTCACCTCGCGGGCAGTGGTGGTGAGCGAGGTCCGGCCCGGCCCCGACGACCTGCCCGCGCCCATCGGCGGCGCACCCCCCATCACCAGCGACCCGCCCTTCCACAGCGCGGCCCGCCGCCTGCTGCTGCCCGCCTTCTCGCCCAAGCAGATCGACGCGCTCACGCCCTTCACGCGCGACACCTGCCGCGAGCTGCTCGACGCCCTGGACGGCCGCGACCCGGTCGACGCGGCCGTCGACTACGCCCAGCACATCCCGGTGCGGGTGATCGCCAAGATGCTGGGCTTCCCCCTCGAGGACGCCGACACCTTCCGCGAGATCATCCACATGATCCTCGAGGAGGGGGTGGGCCTGGCGGCCGACGCCGAGGAGCGGGCCGTCCGCGAGGCCGAGATCGAGGGCTACTTCGACGCCCAGATCGCGGACCACGCCGCCAACCCGCGCGACGACCTCACCAGCTTCCTGCTGAACGCCGAGCTCGACGGCCAGAAGCTCCATCCCGACCACGTGCGCGGCACCATCTTGCTGATCCTGGTGGCCGGCATCGACACCACGTGGAGCGCCATCGGCTCGTCGCTGTGGCACCTGGCCCGCACGCCGGCCGACCGGGCCCGCCTGGTCGCCGAGCCCGGCCTCATGCCCACCGCCATCGAGGAGCTGCTGCGGGCCTACGCCCCGGTCACCATGGCGCGCATGGTCGCCCAGGACGTCGAGATCGGCGGGCGCCAGCTGCACCGCGACGACTGGGTGCTGCTCCCCTTCCCGGCCGCCAACCGCGACCCGGAGGTGTTCGACGACGCCGACCGGGTCGTGCTCGACCGGGCCGTGAACCGCCACGCCGCCTTCGGTCTCGGGATCCACCGCTGCCTCGGGTCGAACCTGGCCCGCATGGAGCTGACCGTGGCCGTCGAGGAGTGGCTGGCCCGCTTCCCCGACTTCGAGCTGGCCGAACCCGCCGCCGTCACGTGGTCGGCCGGCCAGGTCCGCGGCCCCCGCAGCATCCCGATGCGAATCCTCCGGCGCGGCTGACCCGCCGCCCGGCCCAGCTCAGCGGCCGAGGATCTTGGCCTTCTCAGCCTGGAACTCCTCGTCGGTGAGGATCCCCTGCGTCTTCAGCTCGGCGAGCTGCCGGAGCTGGGCGATCACGTCGGCCTCCGCCGCCGGGGCCGGGGCCGGGGCCGGGGCGACGGCGGCCACCGGGGCCGGGGCGGGCTGCGGCGCCACCTGCTGTTCGTAGGCCTGCTCGCGCTCGGCGTAGATCGCGGCGTCACGCTGGGCGAAGTGCTCGGCCTGCCTGCGCTGCACCCGCCCGCTGACAGCGGTGGCGGTGCCGGCGACGACGGCGGTGCGGGCGACTCCTCGCAGCAGTCCGGGCATCGGCTCCTCCTTCAGTCTTCGGCGTCGAGCGCGTCGAGCGCGTCCATGACGTCCTGGGCCGGGATCCGCTGGCTGGCGATCATCTGGCCGCCGCCGTCGAGGGCGCCGGCGACGAACGGGATGGCCCAGGCGTTCTCGTAGACCAGCAGCACGGCCATGGTCCCCGGGTCCATGGCGTCGCCCGCCTGGCGCAGGTCGTCGTCGCCGAGCAGCCCGGAGCGAGCCCCGGCGAAGGCCACGAACCCTCCCAGATCGCCGGCCGCATCCAGCTCGATCCCCGAGAAGGTCCCGTCGGCGTCCTTGCGGATGGCCAGGATGTCGTAGAGCCGCACGATCCCCCGGTCCACCAGGTCCAGCAGGGCCGCGGCGGCCGCATCGGTCGGCTTGTCGCCCGGGAACTGGATGAGGAGGAAGTCGATCGGCCCGTGGACGTCCACCTCGCTCATGGCACTCCCCTGATCTGTGGTGTGGTTCTCTGCCGGACCGTGGCCCGCGCCGATTCTCGGCGATCCGGGCCCGCGACGCACCATCCGGAACGGGTGAGGTGTCCGGTGCCGCGCTGGATGGACGTGTC
Coding sequences within it:
- the ppk2 gene encoding polyphosphate kinase 2; the encoded protein is MDDTDDMPMVEVDGRPMAVPDLVSGYHDLKRELAALRRERRGMVRTAREEAQLKPFQAELLKLQQHLEDHQRRVIVLFEGRDAAGKGGTIRRVTRFMNEKHYRVVALGKPTEEQRTQWYFQRYVEQFPTGGRIVLFDRSWYNRAMVEPVFGFCTDEEHQHFMQGVVGFEKDLVRTGMILVKLYFSVTKEEQKRRFDRRRNDPLRQWKLSEIDMQAQEHWDDFTDAKYWMLKKTSTPQAPWIIVRSENKHRARLNAIKVILNAVPYEGRNPELDFVPDPEIVVSGAQELQLMEAQRIRSGKFAG
- the hxpB gene encoding hexitol phosphatase HxpB → MSDAPAAGLARRPAAVVFDLDGVLVDSEPFWREVEQEVFASVGIDLDDDLCRQTLGLRVGEVVAHWYRLRPWAEPPPAVVERRLVDGVVHAIRTRGRPVAGARHALDVAGSLGVPLGVASSSTLEVIDAALQRLGVGERFAAVSSAQDLVRGKPDPEVYLVAAALLGVDPGACTAVEDSPAGVAAAVAAGMRCVAVPEPGTDPALVGSAHVVLPSLDVLTVEHLLLGGPGGRRAGLLGTVTTRPRGADPDTRRPGRGAGMLGG
- a CDS encoding cytochrome P450, producing the protein MSTPVTDWATDFDHTDPVWVADPYPIWDDLRQRCPVAHSDRFGGTWLPTRHEDISAIAYDTEHFTSRAVVVSEVRPGPDDLPAPIGGAPPITSDPPFHSAARRLLLPAFSPKQIDALTPFTRDTCRELLDALDGRDPVDAAVDYAQHIPVRVIAKMLGFPLEDADTFREIIHMILEEGVGLAADAEERAVREAEIEGYFDAQIADHAANPRDDLTSFLLNAELDGQKLHPDHVRGTILLILVAGIDTTWSAIGSSLWHLARTPADRARLVAEPGLMPTAIEELLRAYAPVTMARMVAQDVEIGGRQLHRDDWVLLPFPAANRDPEVFDDADRVVLDRAVNRHAAFGLGIHRCLGSNLARMELTVAVEEWLARFPDFELAEPAAVTWSAGQVRGPRSIPMRILRRG
- a CDS encoding DUF222 domain-containing protein, with the translated sequence MTVVLDGLDGVEGLDSLRELDLLHEAVDRLAALDPAGAGDAELHQLVVGVQACRTRLDAAAARLVERWDARRVWADDGSRAAGARLARDAHLSKREGTAVVRRARSLTGMPMTAAAYAAGVISADHVEVLARAGVARTSDAFARDEATLVSHAAKLDFADFVRAVDYWRIHVDPDGADATAERQAASRDVRLVRTFEGTFDLRGRLDAVWGSVVHAELTRLEDQLYVEDVAEARRRLGRDDVTQAELARTPAQRRADALVRMAERSRTAPAGGRRPEPLITVVVGLETFAGALCQLDDGTVLTAAQWLPLLDRADIESIVFDSAKRALSVSVRERFFTGALRRAIEVRDQHCQHPSGCDVPASRCQVDHIVPWEAGGPTTLDNGRLYCGPHNRARNRRRPPPRTP
- a CDS encoding SHOCT domain-containing protein codes for the protein MPGLLRGVARTAVVAGTATAVSGRVQRRQAEHFAQRDAAIYAEREQAYEQQVAPQPAPAPVAAVAPAPAPAPAAEADVIAQLRQLAELKTQGILTDEEFQAEKAKILGR
- a CDS encoding DUF1269 domain-containing protein, whose amino-acid sequence is MSEVDVHGPIDFLLIQFPGDKPTDAAAAALLDLVDRGIVRLYDILAIRKDADGTFSGIELDAAGDLGGFVAFAGARSGLLGDDDLRQAGDAMDPGTMAVLLVYENAWAIPFVAGALDGGGQMIASQRIPAQDVMDALDALDAED
- a CDS encoding PaaI family thioesterase, yielding MFDHFFTDDTRQRGVPLAHHPWPARPPHRLAGRRLSRHGPAPLRCRAVPDFPDFDPRTAEAASGHRDTTGLGGFLGITTLDVGPGRMRCGLDVRPDLLNPFGMMHGGVVAALVDHILGAVCYPVIPKGTWSATTEFKLNLVAPVREGTVEAAAEILSMSRRTAVVRIDVTNAGRVVALAQGTVTLQPPKPPPPA
- a CDS encoding aldo/keto reductase, producing MTYRRLGRTGLQVSTLSFGSWVTFGNQLDTGLARDCLAAAYERGVNLFDNAEVYAGGESERIMGQAIADLGWPRWSYVITTKLFWGIHDAVNMRSTLNRTYLLQALDGSLERLGLDFVDIVYCHRADPDTPIEETTWAMSDLIASGKARYWGTSEWPADSIRAAWEIAERHHLHKPVVEQPQYHLLERRRVEREYARLYDDIGIGLTTWSPLASGLLTGKYAGGVPDGSRAALPGYEWLRDRLVDPADNERVGRLAAVAGELACSLAQLAIAWCARNPHVSSVITGASRPEQVTENMGALDVIPLLDAEVLARIDDAVR
- a CDS encoding amidohydrolase family protein, with product MADLVIRHGTIVDGTGAPAFTGDVAVTDGLITAVGEVDEGGDREIDAEGLTVTPGFVDIHTHFDGQATWDPVLAPSSVHGVTTLAMGNCGVGFAPARTDRHDWLIGLLEGVEDIPGTALAEGLTWDWETFPQYLDALDRRPHTVDLGVHVPHAALRTYVMGERGADHAERPTGAELARLALLVGEAVDAGAVGFATSRTEVHRTRDGARIPTLTAGADELLAVAEVLRQRGRGVIQLISDCYQTTDDELADAELGLMEQLVRASGRPLSFTVQQPFHAPERWRQLFGRVAELAAEGLPLKAQVAPRPIGVLLGLEGSANPFVACRSYAEVAALPLDERVPALRDPERRSRVLAEHAELLDRLPDGLFRQICGSFDLFFVLDDPVDYRLDPARSVGADAARLGLPAAGLTYDTLLRRGGRQLLYLPLFNFAHRSLDDVGEMLASPHALFGLSDAGAHCGAICDASFTTSSLVLWGRNRDPGPGPGSGRTFPIEWLVHGHTQRNARHLGWYDRGVVAPGHLADLNLIELGSLACHPPEIVHDLPAGGRRLIQRAEGYRSTIKAGVVTFVDGQPTGDAPGRLLRGPQPAPA